CCGCTGGTGGAGACGGTGATCCCCGGCGAGGTGCCGCCCTGGATCGCGCCGTGGCCGGGGACGGCGCCCGGGTCCGGCGGCGGGGCGGGCGCGGCCGCCGGTTCGTGACCCCCGCCGCTCCCCCGTCGGCCTCCGCCGGGCGCGGGGCGGCTGCGCCCGGGCGGTCGCGTCCCTCCCCCTCCTGGTATGCTGGAGGCGGCGGGGAGGCGTGCGCCGGTCGGGGAGGCGGCCGGGCGCCCTGCCCGCCGGTCCCGGCGCCGGCGACCGGGACGCCACTCTGCCCACGGGAGGTCGCGGCATTGGCCGACGCGAAGGTGCAGGCCGGACGGGTGGCGAGCGACGTGCTGCAGCTGATCGGCGGCACGCCGGTGGTGCGCCTGAACCGCGTGATCCCGCGCGACGCCGCCGAGGTCTGGGTCAAGCTGGAGTCCTACAACCCCGCCGGTTCCGTCAAGGACCGCATCGCCCTCAGCATGATCGAGGCCGCCGAGCGGGAGGGACGGCTCAAGCCGGGGTACACCATCGTGGAGCCCACCAGCGGCAACACCGGCATCGGCCTGGCGATGGTGGCGGCGGTCAAGGGCTACCGGTTGATCCTGGTCATGCCCGAGACGATGTCCCTGGAGCGGCGGGCCCTGCTGCGCGCCTACGGCGCCGAGCTGGTGCTGACGCCGGGCGCCGACGGGATGGCCGGCGCCATCCGCAAGGCGGAGGAGCTGGTGGCCGAACACCCTACGTATTTCATGCCGATGCAGTTCGACAACCCCGCCAACCCCGAGGTCCACCGCCGGACCACCGCCGAGGAGATCCTCGAGCAGATGGAGGGGCGGCTAGACGCCTTCGTCGCCGGGGTGGGCACCGGCGGGACGCTGACGGGTGTCGGGGAGGTGCTCAAGGAGCGCCTGCCGGGATGCCTGGTGGTGGCGGTCGAACCGGCCTACTCGGCCGTGCTCTCGGGCGGCGAGCCGGGTCCGCACCGGATCCAGGGCATCGGGGCCGGGTTCGTCCCGCGGGTGCTGAACCGGGCGGTGATCGACCGGGTGATCCCGGTGCGCGACGAGGACGCGGTGGTCATGATGCGGCGACTGGCGCGGGAGGAGGGGCTCTTGCTGGGGATCTCGTCCGGGGCCGCGGCCTGGGCGGCGCGCCAGGTGGCGCGGGAGCTGGGCCCCGGCCGCCGGGTGCTGGCGGTGATGCCCGACACGGGCGAGCGCTACCTGTCGATGATGGAGGACCTGGCCGCCTTCGTGCGGGACGAGGGCGGGTGAGGGCCGTCCCGGGCGCCTGGGGGCGGCCGTGCTACAATAGGGCGCGGCGAACGGGCGCGGCGTGGGGCAGGCGCGGCCCGCGGTCGGCGTGCGGGCCGCGGTCGGATCGCGGGCCGGGATCCGGCGGCGGCCGACGCGCTGCAGGGCCGGCGCCCCACGCCGCTGCCCCAGGGTTGCCCGGTCGCCGGCCCGATACGGGGTGCGACCGGCGGGCCGGACCGGACGATGCGACCTCGGCAGCACGGACGGAACCATCGCGGTCACACGGAAAGGATTCGGAACGTGGTGGCGGTGGCAACGTGGTGACGGTCTGCGGGAGGATGGAGGCATGGCAGGGCATTCCAAGTGGGCGAACCGAAAGCACCGCAAGGCTCGCCAGGATGCCAAGAAGGGGAAGATCTTCTCCAAGCTCTCGCGGGAGATCATCACCGCCGTGCGCCAGGGCGGCGGCGACCCCGACGCCAACCCGCGCCTGCGGCTGGCCCTGGAGCGGGCCCGGCAGTTCAGCATGCCCGCGGAGAACATCGAGCGCGCGATCAAGCGCGGCCTGGGCCAGTCCGAGGCCGACGCCTACGAGGAGCTGATCTACGAGGGTTACGGCCCGGGCGGCGTGGCCCTGATGCTGGAGATCCTGACGGACAACCGCAACCGCAGCGCCAGCGAGATCCGGCACATCTTCGCCAAGCACGGGGGCAACCTGGGCGAGAGCGGGTGCGTGGCATGGATGTTCGACCGCAAGGGCGTCATCACCGTGCCGACCCAGGGGGCGCCCGGCGAGGACGACCTGCTGTTGCTGGCGGTGGAGGCGGGGGCGGAGGACCTCAAGCAGGACGACGGCTTCTACACGATCTACACCGACCCCGACGACCTCCACCGGGTGCGGGAGGCGCTGGAGAAGGCCGGCGTGCCCATCGAGGACGCGGCGCTGCGCATGGTGCCGAAGACCGAGGTCAAGGTCGAGGGCAAGGAGGCGGAGCAGCTCCTGCGCCTCTTGGACGCGCTGGAGGACCACGACGACGTCCAGGAGATCTACGGCAACTTCGAGCTGCCCGACGAGATGCTGGTGGAGTCCTGACCTCGGCGGGCGGCGCCCTGATCTTCTCGGAGGGGACGCGACCGGCGCGGCGCTGCACGGGGAGGCCGTCCGGCGGCGCATAGGCGCGTGTACTGCGGGGCATCCTGGGCCGCGGAAGACCGCCCGCGACGGCGGATGCGGGGCGGCTGGGGAGGCGGCCCGCGGCGATGGCGCGGAGGCATGCCGTGGCGGCGACGCTGTTGGCGGCGGCCATCCTGGCCGGGGTCGGGGTCGGCGCCTACTGGTGGCGCCAGGACGCGGCGGACCGCGGCCAAGGCGGGACGCCGTCGCGCCGGCGGGCGTCCCCGCTGGTGAACCTGACCCTGACGCCGGACACCCGGCTGGTCGAGCGCACGCGCTACCCCGCCTGCGGCGAGGCGGTGCTGGAGACCGAGCGGCCGCCCACGCCGGTGGAGACCGGCTGGCGCCTGTCGGACCTCCTGCGCAGCCGGGACACGTGGCGGCTGGCGCAGGCCACGCCGGATCGCATCGTGCTCGAGCGCCAGCGGCCGGGTCCGTGTCCGCCCGCCGCCTGGTTGCGGTACCGCACCGTCCGCCTCCACCAGGGACACGTGGCCGTCTTCTACGGCCGGCCCGGGCGCCAGGGGCGGGACCTCGGGCCGTTGCGCCTGCTCACCGACCTTCCCGCCGAGCGCCTGCTCCCCGGGGATCGCCGGCGCCTGGAACAGGGGCTGGTGGTCGAAGGCGACGGGGAGGCCTGGCACGTCCTGGAGAGCCTCACGCCCTAGCGCAGGCCGCGCGCTGGAGCGGCTCGCGCCGCGAGCCCATGGCCCGCGCGGGAGATCCCCGCGGCGTCTGGAGCGCCCCACGACGTCTGGAGCGCCTCGCGACGTCACGAGTGCCGCACGGCGTGGCGCACGGCCGCGCGGCCGGGGCCGGCGGCGGCCGTCGCGGGCCCGGGTCGACCGGGGAGCCCGCTTCTTCCCCTGCTTCCCTGCGCAACGGCTCACCCCCCGTACGGCGCTGCCTCATCCCACGTCCGGACCGCTGGCGGCCACCCTGGCAACCGCAAGGAAGCGTCGTCCCCCCGTCGAAGAACCCAGGTTGGACGGGAGGGATGGCGGTGCGGGTGCTGGGCATCGACCCGGGGACGGCCACCATGGGCTTCGGGATCGTGGCGGTCTCCGGCACGACGCTGGTCCCCGTCGCGTACGGCGTGATCCGGACGCCGGCGGGCCAGCCGGCGGCGCTGCGGCTGGCGGCCATCCACCGCGATCTCGGGGAGCTGATCCGCCGGCACCGACCCCACGCCATGGCGGTGGAGCGCCTGTTCCTCCAGAAGAACCGGTCCAGCGCCCTGCACGTGGGCCAGGCCCGGGGCGTCGCCCTGCTGGCCGCGGCCCAGGCCGGCCTTCCCGTGTACGAGTACGCGCCCCATGAGGTGAAGCAGGCGGTGGTCGGCTACGGCCGCGCGGCCAAGGACCAGGTCCAGCGCATGGTCCAGGCGCTGCTCGGCATGGCCCGTCCGCCGGTACCCGACGACGCGGCGGATGCGCTGGCGGTGGCGGTCTGCTGCCTCCACGCCCGGACGTCGGCCTGGGCGGGGGGTGGGGCGGCGACGGAGCCCGCCTGGGCGCCGGGTGCCGCGGCGGTGGCCGGGGCGGTGCGGCCGGCCGGCGGCGGGGAGGGAGGGGGCGCCACGGCCCCGGGCGGGCGGCCGTCGGCCGGCGGCGGGGGGGTCGGCGCGTGATCGCCTTCCTGCGCGGCCGGCTGGCGGCCGTGGCCGGCGACGAGGTGTGGATCGACGTGGGCGGGGTCGGCTTTCGCGTGGCCGTCTCCCGCCAGACCCAGCGGCGGCTCCCTGGGGTGGGCGAGCCCGTTCGGCTCCTCACCCGGCTCGTGGTGCGGGAGGAGCAATGGGCGCTCTACGGGTTCGCCACCGCGGACGAACAGGCGGCCTTCGACGCCCTCTTGGCCGTCAGCGGGGTGGGCCCGCGGGTCGCGCTGGCGGTGCTCTCGGTGCTCACGCCGGAGGAGCTGCGACGGGCCGCGGTGCTGCAGGATCCGGCGCCCTTGACCCGGGCGCCCGGGGTCGGGCCGAAGCTGGCGCGGCGCATGGTGATGGAGCTGCGCGACCGGCTGGGGGAGCCCGCGGCCGCAGGCGCCCGCGGGGGCGCCTTGCCGGGCGCAGAACCCGTCGGTCGTCCTGGCCCGGGGCCGCTGGGGGGCGAGGAGACCCCCCGGGCCGATGCGATGGCGGCGCTGGAGGCCCTGGGCTACACCCGTGTCGAAGCGGAGGGCGCCCTGGCCGCGGCCGCCGCTGAGGTCGAACCGGACGCCCCTGCGGCCGCGTGGGTGCGGGCGGCGCTGCGGGTGCTGGGCGGCGCCCGCGCGGCGGGAGGTGCGGGCCGATGATCGAAGAGGAACGGGTGGTCTCCAGCCGGCTGCAGCCCGGGGATGCGCCCGTCGAGGCGGGCCTGCGGCCCCAGTCCCTGGCCGACTTCCCCGGCCAGGAGGCGGTCAAGGAGAGGCTGGCGATCTACATCCAGGCGGCGCGGGAGCGCGGCGACGCGCTGGATCACGTGCTGCTCTACGGGCCGCCGGGCTTGGGCAAGACGTCCCTGGCCCACGTGATCGCCCGCGAGCTGGGCGTGGGCTTTCGCATGACCTCGGGACCGGCCATCGAGCGGGCCGGGGACCTGGCCGCGCTGCTGACCAACCTCAACGACCGGGACGTGCTGTTCATCGACGAGATCCACCGGTTGCCCCGGCCGGTCGAGGAGGTCCTCTACCCCGCCATGGAGGACTTCGCCCTCGACCTGATCATCGGCAAGGGGCCGGCGGCGCGCTCGCTGCGCATCGACCTGCCCCGCTTCACCCTGGTGGGGGCGACCACCCGGGCGGGTCGGCTGACGGGACCGCTGCGCGACCGGTTCGGGGTGCTCTTGCGCCTCGAGTACTACCGCCCGGAGGAGCTGGTCCAGATCGTCCTGCGTTCGGCGCGGATCCTCGGCGTCCCCATCGATCCCGAGGGGGCCGAGGAGGTGGCCCGGCGGGCGCGCGGCACGCCGCGGGTCGCCAACCGGCTGCTGCGGCGGCTGCGCGACTACGCCCAGGTGCGGGCCGACGGCGTGATCACCGCCGAGGTGGCCCGGGCGGGCCTGGACCTGATGGAGGTCGACCCGCTGGGGCTCGATCGCGCGGACCGGCGGCTGCTGACGGTGATGGCGGAGCACTACGGCGGCGGGCCGGTCGGCCTGGAGACCCTGGCGGCGGCCATCGGCGAGGAGCCGGAGACCATCGAGGACGTCTACGAGCCGTATCTGATGCAGATGGGATTCCTCCAGCGGACGCCGCGCGGGCGGGTGCTGGCGCGTCGCGCGTACGAGCACCTGGGGTTGCCGGTGCCCCCCAGCCTCGAGGAGGGGACCGCGGCCGGCGCGGCCGGTTCGTCGGGAGCCGGGGCCGCCGCGGATCCACAGCAGCGGCTGGCGGGTCTGTAAAGATTTCGTCACAATGTTGTAAACTTCGTTCGAGAAGGCGGGCGAGGGGGCAGCCCCTCGCCCGCCTTGGACCCGCGGGTCGAGGACGGGTGAGGACGGTGGGGATGAGCGAGATCGGACGCTGGCTGGTGATCATGGGGCTCGGGCTCGCCGCCTTCGGCCTGGTGCTGTGGCTGGCCGGGCGCGTGGGCTTCGGCGGCCTGCCGGGGGACATCGTCATCCGGCGCGGCAACTTCACCTTCTTCTTCCCCCTCGCCAGCTCGCTGGTCCTGAGCTTGCTCCTGACCCTGGTGCTGAACCTGCTGTTCCGGGGGCGGTAGCGGGCGATGGCCTGATCGGGAGGCGTCAGCCGCCGGCGGCCGGTCCCGGGCAGCATCCGGCGGTGGCGTCGCCTCGGGGGCGGTCGGGGGCGGTGGCGTCGTCTCCGGGGCGGTTGCCGGCGGTGGCGCCGCCGGCGCGCCACGCCACCGTCCGGAGGTGCCCCTGGCGGATGCGCGGGCGCCTGCGCG
The sequence above is drawn from the Thermaerobacter sp. FW80 genome and encodes:
- the cysK gene encoding cysteine synthase A translates to MADAKVQAGRVASDVLQLIGGTPVVRLNRVIPRDAAEVWVKLESYNPAGSVKDRIALSMIEAAEREGRLKPGYTIVEPTSGNTGIGLAMVAAVKGYRLILVMPETMSLERRALLRAYGAELVLTPGADGMAGAIRKAEELVAEHPTYFMPMQFDNPANPEVHRRTTAEEILEQMEGRLDAFVAGVGTGGTLTGVGEVLKERLPGCLVVAVEPAYSAVLSGGEPGPHRIQGIGAGFVPRVLNRAVIDRVIPVRDEDAVVMMRRLAREEGLLLGISSGAAAWAARQVARELGPGRRVLAVMPDTGERYLSMMEDLAAFVRDEGG
- a CDS encoding YebC/PmpR family DNA-binding transcriptional regulator, translated to MAGHSKWANRKHRKARQDAKKGKIFSKLSREIITAVRQGGGDPDANPRLRLALERARQFSMPAENIERAIKRGLGQSEADAYEELIYEGYGPGGVALMLEILTDNRNRSASEIRHIFAKHGGNLGESGCVAWMFDRKGVITVPTQGAPGEDDLLLLAVEAGAEDLKQDDGFYTIYTDPDDLHRVREALEKAGVPIEDAALRMVPKTEVKVEGKEAEQLLRLLDALEDHDDVQEIYGNFELPDEMLVES
- the ruvC gene encoding crossover junction endodeoxyribonuclease RuvC; amino-acid sequence: MRVLGIDPGTATMGFGIVAVSGTTLVPVAYGVIRTPAGQPAALRLAAIHRDLGELIRRHRPHAMAVERLFLQKNRSSALHVGQARGVALLAAAQAGLPVYEYAPHEVKQAVVGYGRAAKDQVQRMVQALLGMARPPVPDDAADALAVAVCCLHARTSAWAGGGAATEPAWAPGAAAVAGAVRPAGGGEGGGATAPGGRPSAGGGGVGA
- the ruvA gene encoding Holliday junction branch migration protein RuvA, with product MIAFLRGRLAAVAGDEVWIDVGGVGFRVAVSRQTQRRLPGVGEPVRLLTRLVVREEQWALYGFATADEQAAFDALLAVSGVGPRVALAVLSVLTPEELRRAAVLQDPAPLTRAPGVGPKLARRMVMELRDRLGEPAAAGARGGALPGAEPVGRPGPGPLGGEETPRADAMAALEALGYTRVEAEGALAAAAAEVEPDAPAAAWVRAALRVLGGARAAGGAGR
- the ruvB gene encoding Holliday junction branch migration DNA helicase RuvB, encoding MIEEERVVSSRLQPGDAPVEAGLRPQSLADFPGQEAVKERLAIYIQAARERGDALDHVLLYGPPGLGKTSLAHVIARELGVGFRMTSGPAIERAGDLAALLTNLNDRDVLFIDEIHRLPRPVEEVLYPAMEDFALDLIIGKGPAARSLRIDLPRFTLVGATTRAGRLTGPLRDRFGVLLRLEYYRPEELVQIVLRSARILGVPIDPEGAEEVARRARGTPRVANRLLRRLRDYAQVRADGVITAEVARAGLDLMEVDPLGLDRADRRLLTVMAEHYGGGPVGLETLAAAIGEEPETIEDVYEPYLMQMGFLQRTPRGRVLARRAYEHLGLPVPPSLEEGTAAGAAGSSGAGAAADPQQRLAGL
- a CDS encoding DUF2905 domain-containing protein; the protein is MSEIGRWLVIMGLGLAAFGLVLWLAGRVGFGGLPGDIVIRRGNFTFFFPLASSLVLSLLLTLVLNLLFRGR